In one window of Bombus vancouverensis nearcticus chromosome 10, iyBomVanc1_principal, whole genome shotgun sequence DNA:
- the LOC117159228 gene encoding very long chain fatty acid elongase 1 — protein MDRGSQMTETEKISSMGFVELYDFYWNQNADPRTNGLPFIGSPVIIPSIVSLYLYFVLKYGPEFMKDRKPYDLKTFMKYYNVFQIIANTYVVQQFITVGWFTEITMYCEIPDFSYKPGPLKLTYIMWLVTMLKLIHFVETFVFVLRKKKEQVSFLHLYHHVTTILLCWLTTKYVPVAMSSFTPLVNCGVHVIMYTYYFLSTFGSKFRRVLATYKPILTIVQMAQLIILLIQNVQSLLPSCPVTKLPGTISATNLIINFILFYNFYQRKYTKSASKER, from the exons ATGGATCGTGGATCGCAAATGACAGAAACGGAGAAAATATCAAGCATGGGATTCGTAGAGCTTTACGACTTTTATTGGAATCAGAATGCTG ATCCAAGGACAAATGGTTTACCATTTATCGGATCGCCTGTTATTATACCTTCCATCGTATCGTTGTACTTATACTTTGTTCTCAAATATGGTCCCGAATTCATGAAAGATAGAAAACCCTACGACTTGAAAACCTTCATGAAATACTACAATGTCTTTCAAATTATCGCTAACACGTATGTGGTGCAGCAATTCATCACTGTAGGCTGGTTCACTGAAATAACCATGTACTGTGAAATACCAGATTTTTCGTATAAACCTGGGCCTCTCAAG tTAACTTACATAATGTGGTTAGTAACAATGTTGAAATTGATCCATTTCGTGGAAACGTTCGTCTTCGTTCttagaaagaagaaggaacaaGTTTCATTTTTGCATCTATACCATCATGTAACTACGATCTTATTATGTTGGCTTACGACAAAATATGTGCCGGTGGCGATGTCTTCGTTCACTCCACTCGTAAACTGTGGCGTACACGTGATCATGTATACCTATTACTTCCTTAGCACGTTTGGTTCAAAGTTTCGGAGAGTATTAGCTACGTATAAACCAATATTGACCATCGTGCAAATG GCACAACTTATAATTTTACTGATACAAAATGTGCAATCGCTTCTTCCGTCTTGTCCTGTAACAAAACTACCAGGCACTATCTCGGCGACCAATTTAAtcataaatttcattcttttctaCAACTTCTATCaaagaaaatatacgaaatctgcTTCAAAGGAACGTTGA